Within Quercus lobata isolate SW786 chromosome 5, ValleyOak3.0 Primary Assembly, whole genome shotgun sequence, the genomic segment ATCCTAtgtaggatcccgattttgacaaccgtGTAAACAacatgataaaattatatatctaCCACAATAAGcaacagccaccaccaccaacacaataaaataatataaattttaataaaatattttttatacctTTTTAGCTACAATGCAAAGCCATCTTTGGTTGTACACCATAGCTCAAAGgcaaatttttttggctttcccTCCACCATTGCAACATGCTTTttagtattggtggtgctaaaaatacaaaaatagcaATATGGCTTTTACACCACCAATACTAATGTTCTAATATAGACATAAAAatcccctcccaaaaaaaaaaaaaatttgtcttgGTAAAATAACTTGATAAAGTTTACGAGAGATGATTCAATTGCTTATAATTCTACGGGTCCACTTTCtaccaaatattttatttgacacTTTAATATAATTGATAATTATAAAGTAtgtggaagaaaagaaaagcggCCCAAACACTTGGGGAATTGTCAAACTAAATTTTGTGGAGAGTTTATCTCCGAATCattttggagggaaatttttccaactcattatATAGCGATTCATAAAACTATCAATGTGAAATTTAGCCACATGACCTATTTAATGAATTATgtgactgatttttttttttttttgagaaacaagactggaattttattaagaaaatcaacCATGGTCGATTAATAATACAGAATAGAGGtgtggaggaacatcctccatccacacctTTAAACCCGCAACATGTTGTGCATGGTTTGCAAGGTTGTGAGCAAAAGAATTGCCAAGTCTACGAATATGGGAAAATGAAATACAACTAACATCTGTTGAGGTTTTGGCTGCAGCTAGGATGTGACCAAAGGGTGCAAGTGAGTCTTCCTCATTCTTTAGTGCCTTGATTATCAATTCTGAGTCACCTTCCAACACGTAACTAGAGAAGCCAAGTTCTACAGCAAAATAGATAGCTCTTGCCGCTGCCATTGCTTCAACTAGGTCCGatgagtaagggagttgaatTTGCTCCGATAGGGATGCCAGCACCTGTCCAAACCCATCCCGAATAACGATTCCAAGACTAGCCTTATTGATGTCCTTGAAAGTTGCTCCGTCAAAGTTTATTTTCACGCAGCCATCAGGTGGGGGATGCCAAGCAACTCGGGTCGGTGTTGGGGTGTCCATCTGAGTTCTTCGCACTTTGTTCTCCTTTTAGTAATCAAGTAAGCATTGTTGGGAGGTTTGAAGTACCTACGATATGGGATGTTCTCCTTTTAGCAATCCAGTAAGCATTGTTGGGAGGTTTGAAGTACCTATGATATGGGATGATCTTTGTTCAATCTTAGTTGGTTTCTACGATACCATATGTTTCACATGATGACCACCAATAAATCCATCATGCTTCCTGCATTTGAGACATAAAGAAGCAAGTCCTTTATATCTACAAATGAGCGAGTTTGACACCATGCGAAGTCAGGTACAGCATCCCAAATTGGAGATAGTTTTGAGCACTCCCAAATTGTATGTAGAACCGATTCTTCAGCTTGTCCACATTGTTCGCAGATGTCATCATTCaaaatctttctctttttcaggTTTTTCTTTATTGGAATTGCATCTTTGCGTGACCTCcacacaaaatttttaattttgtttgggacCTCAAGACTCCATATTAGCTTCCATAGGTCACTGTTTTGGTCTGAATGGGTAGGTGATTGATTGTGAAGCTCATCTTTGGCTAAGAACTTATATCCAGATTTAACAGCGTATGAACCCGAAGCATTGAAAGGCCATGTGATTGTATCCGTAACAGGGGTAGTGCATAAGGGAATACTCTTTATCAAGTTTACCTCTTGATTGTTGAACAAACCTTGAATGAGACAATCATCCCAGCTGTGTGTCTCGGGATCTATGACGTTTTTTACCTTGATATCTTCAAATCCTTCTACAATGTGTGATTGTATTTGTGGGTGCTCCAATGATGGCAGCCATGCATCAAGCCACACACTAATGGACTCCCCACTTCCTACTTTCCAATGTGActgatttaaattaaaatgaaaagtaacagtataataaattcataccacaccaaaacacaaagacCAAGATTTTGAGCAAGATGAAACAAAGAATTAGGTAAACATAATTAATAACCTgtatatgaaatattttggcCATTTCAATTGAAATTCAGTCCTAAAACTAATTTGACCACGCTATATGAAGCTATCCTGTGAAATAAGggatagtaataaaattcatagAACTATTtcacccaaaataaataaataaatagactGCAAGAGGTTTCCCTTGACATGCTTGTAAAAGAAAGGGATTTCCTTCGTGGCCGTCTTTGCATGAACACGTAAAAGTTAAGCTTTGAAGTAAAATGCGGTGCACAAATATCGGTTGAGTCGTTATATGACCAAGCTCTAATTATCATATGTACATAAAATGCTATATCAATCCCCCATTCCAATACCACAGGGACGTAGGATATATTTTGGACTACAAGTTCAAATGGGTTTGTTACGTGAGCCTCAAACCAATTTCGTTCCACTAAAAATGCATACTTGCATTCTTGGTTAATTATAGGCTCTATAGTTGCATTTAATACTTGGTTAAATATGCCGGTATTTGTTGGCTTTATAGTTGCATTGAATACCCCGAGATATCGAGGGATCGGAATTTGGTAGCATTTGATGCCATAGCAACCATGTGAGTACATAAAAGGTAGTACATAATTAATAAAAGGTACATGTTCCTCACAAAAAGATATGCACGCAGTGTTAAGATACTGGGGTGCTGGCTTAGGTGTGTTGGCTGAATAGTGTGTGTGATGTGCCAACAGCTGGCTCTGCAGCTGGTGTGTGATTTGCCTAACAGCTGGATTAGAGTGTGTGTGGGTGAAGTGtgatgatgccgtaaaatcaccagtgagctacacgatccACGCTCGCTTAAACTAacaacctgcaagaagaaagaagtgatctcgccgagggcaccggtgtggtgttgGCCAAATACCCACCgacggtcaagttagaattgtcctcaactctagagtgctagagagggtaaattatgcgtaccttgatttgtgagggcattggggcttttatagtagtaggagGTTGGCCTCTCTTCCTTGACCtaaaagtcttttccttataggactctAATTGAGCAATCCCAAACATGATGGGcaaacatttccttgtagagtggGTTTTTCATTGAATGCATATCTTCTAGAATTACCCTTGCACTAGTATTCTAATTTCCTTTAGGATTCTTTCGGATTTCAAACGTGCGCCACAAGTATTTTAAGTTATGCCAGGCCCTGGGCTCTCCCTTATTGTCGGCCCATGGGCTCGGATCCGTTAGGCCCAATGTCATGCTATTTTTTACCCCTTCAGTTGCCCCCATCA encodes:
- the LOC115990224 gene encoding uncharacterized protein LOC115990224 → MDTPTPTRVAWHPPPDGCVKINFDGATFKDINKASLGIVIRDGFGQVLASLSEQIQLPYSSDLVEAMAAARAIYFAVELGFSSYVLEGDSELIIKALKNEEDSLAPFGHILAAAKTSTDVSCISFSHIRRLGNSFAHNLANHAQHVAGLKVWMEDVPPHLYSVLLIDHG